A genomic stretch from Thalassophryne amazonica chromosome 18, fThaAma1.1, whole genome shotgun sequence includes:
- the kat7b gene encoding histone acetyltransferase KAT7: protein MPRRRQRHVAGSVSDGTEDSDSSAEREQTNSSESDGNVPKRKRLTRASTRLSQSSQDTPDLKRAGDHDESPPLTPTGNAPSSESELDISSPNVSHDESQTKDQTNRDSDKDLSHRPKRRRCHETYNFNMKCPTPGCNSLGHLTGKHERHFAVSGCPLYHNLSADECKVKAISREKQEDELKGQEDNSARHATRHQTPTSKQSRYKEQVSEMRKGRNTGLQKEQKEKHMEHRQTYGNTREPLLENITSEYDLELFRKAQARASEDLEKLRIQGQITEGSNMIKTILFGRYELDTWYHSPYPEEYARLGRLYVCEFCLKYMKSQTILRRHMAKCVWKHPPGDEVYRKGAISVFEVDGKKNKIYCQNLCLLAKLFLDHKTLYYDVEPFLFYVMTEADNTGCHLVGYFSKEKNSFLNYNVSCILTMPQYMRQGFGKMLIDFSYLLSKVEEKVGSPERPLSDLGLISYRSYWKEVLLRYMYNFQGKEISIKEISQETAVNPVDIVSTLQSLQMLKYWKGKHLVLKRQDLIDEWKAKEVKRGNSNKTIDPTSLKWTPPKGT from the exons ATGCCCCGCAGACGCCAG AGGCACGTGGCCGGGAGTGTTTCAGATGGAACTGAAGactctgattcctctgctgaAAGAGAACAGACCAATAGTTCTGAAAGTGATGGGAATGTACCTAAAAGAAAACGCCTTACCAGAGCCTCCACACGCCTTAGCCAAAGCTCACAGG ATACTCCCGACTTGAAGCGAGCTGGCGACCATGACGAATCACCACCACTGACGCCCACAGGTAACGCCCCCTCCTCCGAGTCTGAACTGGACATCTCCAGTCCCAACGTCTCCCACGATGAGAGCCAGACCAAAGATCAGACCAACAGAGACTCCGATAAAGACCTCTCCCATCGACCCAAGCGCCGCCGTTGCCATGAAACCTACAATTTCAACATGAAATGTCCCACCCCAGGGTGTAATTCACTTG GTCACCTCACAGGGAAGCATGAACGTCATTTTGCTGTGTCCGGTTGTCCTCTTTATCACAATCTGTCCGCTGATGAGTGCAAG GTGAAAGCAATCAGTCGTGAGAAACAAGAAGACGAACTGAAGGGTCAAGAAGACAACAGTGCACGCCACGCAACCCGTCACCAG ACCCCAACATCAAAACAAAGCAGATACAAAGAGCAGGTTTCTGAAATGAGGAAGGGACGAAACACTGGACTCCAGAAGGAGCAGAAAGAAAAGCACATG GAGCACCGGCAGACATACGGTAACACGAGGGAGCCCCTCCTGGAGAACATCACAAGTGAATACGACCTGGAGCTTTTTAGAAAAGCACAGGCTCGAGCGTCTGAGGACCTG GAAAAACTACGCATCCAAGGTCAGATCACAGAGGGCAGCAACATGATCAAAACCATCCTCTTCGGACGGTACGAGCTGGACACCTGGTACCACTCTCCCTACCCTGAGGAGTACGCCCGCCTGGGGCGCCTTTATGTCTGCGAATTCTGCCTCAAGTATATGAAGAGCCAGACCATCCTCAGGCGGCACATG GCCAAGTGTGTGTGGAAACATCCACCTGGAGACGAAGTGTACAGGAAAGGTGCGATATCAGTGTTTGAAGTTGATGGCAAAAAGAATAAG ATCTACTGCCAAAACCTGTGCTTACTCGCAAAGCTCTTCTTGGACCACAAAACTCTGTATTACGATGTGGAGCCTTTTCTCTTTTACGTTATGACTGAGGCTGACAACACCGGCTGTCATTTAGTGGGATACTTTTCCAAG gagAAGAACTCCTTCCTCAACTACAATGTTTCCTGTATCCTGACGATGCCACAGTACATGCGGCAGGGCTTTGGCAAGATGCTCATTGACTTCA GCTACCTGCTGTCCAAAGTGGAGGAGAAGGTGGGCTCACCAGAGAGGCCCCTGTCTGATCTGGGCCTCATCAGCTACCGTAGCTACTGGAAGGAGGTGCTGCTCAGATACATGTACAACTTTCAAGGCAAGGAGATCTCCATCAAAG AGATCAGTCAAGAAACTGCTGTCAATCCAGTGGACATTGTGAGCACGTTGCAGTCTCTTCAGATGTTGAAGTACTGGAAAGGGAAGCATCTAGTCTTGAAGAGACAG
- the LOC117531341 gene encoding alanyl-tRNA editing protein Aarsd1-like isoform X3 yields the protein MNKPKIVRPEVCQPAPALWFDRKKYVTINFGVQRPKDVQVDIQQEKMILCCKNEDDDVFYNELYFYDKVFINDSRERVYDRTINILLRKVKPDCAWPRLQKDPSKPSWISVDFDNWRDWEGEENEGKEEYDHYVDMIQEMASSNKGAAPAMDDLTDFVTSVVSCDPAELKQEINGKKETHKGFNVKLRDTILFPEGGGQPDDQGLIGDVPVLRVTRQGSDAVHFVSSPLEVGQEVLVKVDWERRFDHMQQHSAQHLLSALVDTMFGYNTTSWELGRQRTAIELDTLSIKPEQLQVLEETANEKIRAHVPVTVQLLSKDDPAVEKVRSRGLPEDLAWPIRIIDIQDIDANMCCGTHVSNLSQLQVIKLLGAEKGKKNKTNLIFLAGNRVLKYAEKSFNTERSLVAILNTGPDKHVEGVDKLLKSVKLLQKSNMSLLRDLAILIAQNFKNDPQRGNFFSLHRKDGDNEFMHIIANEIGTEGTLVFLTVGEEKGPGLFLLAGPSDLVAKTGPQVLKMLQGKGAGKNGRFQGKANSLAQRGEVEAFLQQHCKHHTSEEE from the exons ATGAACAAGCCAAAAATTGTCAGACCTGAGGTGTG TCAGCCGGCACCAGCGCTGTGGTTTGACAGAAAGAAATACGTCACCATCAACTTTGGGGTCCAGAGACCGAAAGATGTGCAGGTGGATATCCAGCAAGAAAAGATGATTTTATG ctgTAAAAATGAAGACGATGATGTGTTCTACAATGAACTATACTTTTATGACAAAGTTTTTATCAAT GACTCCAGAGAGAGGGTCTACGACCGCACCATCAACATCTTACTGAGGAAGGTCAAGCCAGATTGCGCGTGGCCTCGTCTCCAGAAAGATCCATCAAAG CCTAGCTGGATTTCTGTGGACTTCGATAACTGGAGGGACTGGGAGGGCGAGGAAAACGAGGGAAAGGAAGAGTATGATCACTACGTGGAT ATGATTCAAGAAATGGCCTCCAGTAATAAAGGAGCAGCGCCGGCGATGGACGATCTCACTGAT TTTGTTACATCTGTTGTTTCCTGTGATCCCGCTGAGCTGAAACAAGAAATCAACGGAAAAAAAGAAACTCACAAAGGCTTCAATGTCAAGCTCAGAGACACCATCTTGTTTCCAGAAGGAGGTGGTCAG CCAGACGACCAGGGGCTGATTGGAGATGTTCCGGTGTTACGGGTGACGAGGCAGGGGTCTGATGCTGTACACTTTGTGAGCTCTCCTCTGGAAGTGGGTCAGGAGGTCCTGGTAAAAGTGGACTGGGAGAGGAGGTTTGACCACATGCAGCAACACTCAG CTCAGCATTTACTCTCAGCTTTGGTGGACACGATGTTTGGATACAATACCACATCCTG GGAACTGGGGCGTCAGAGAACTGCCATTGAGCTGGACACCCTTTCCATCAAGCCCGAGCAGCTCCAGGTCCTGGAGGAAACGGCCAATGAAAAGATCAGGGCCCATGTTCCTGTTACAGTTCAACTGCTCTCTAAAGATGACCCTGCTGTGGAAAAG GTGAGAAGTCGTGGACTTCCGGAAGACCTTGCGTGGCCTATTCGGATCATAGATATCCAGGACATTGACGCCAACATGTGCTGTGGAACACACGTGTCCAACCTCAGTCAACTCCAG GTAATAAAGCTACTGGGGGCCGAGAAAGgcaagaaaaacaaaaccaaccTGATATTTCTGGCAGGAAACAGGGTGCTGAAATACGCAGAGAAAAGCTTCAACACGGAGCGCTCTCTGGTGGCCATTCTGAA CACGGGACCTGATAAACACGTAGAGGGTGTTGACAAGTTGCTGAAATCTGTCAAGCTGctgcaaaaa AGTAACATGAGTTTGCTGCGAGACTTGGCCATCCTCATAGCGCAGAATTTTAAGAATGACCCTCAGAGGGGCAACTTCTTCAGCCTGCACAG GAAAGATGGGGATAACGAGTTCATGCACATCATCGCCAACGAAATAGGCACTGA AGGAACGTTGGTTTTCCTGACTGTTGGCGAGGAGAAGGGACCCGGTCTGTTTCTGCTAGCTGGACCGAGTGATCTGGTGGCTAAGACGGGACCACA GGTGTTAAAAATGCTACAAGGGAAGGGGGCAGGAAAGAATGGACGATTCCAAGGCAAAGCCAACAGCCTGGCACAGAGAGGGGAGGTGGAGGCGTTCCTCCAACAGCACTGCAAACATCACACCTCAGAAGAAGAATAA
- the LOC117531341 gene encoding putative protein PTGES3L isoform X2 — protein MNKPKIVRPEVCQPAPALWFDRKKYVTINFGVQRPKDVQVDIQQEKMILCCKNEDDDVFYNELYFYDKVFINDSRERVYDRTINILLRKVKPDCAWPRLQKDPSKPSWISVDFDNWRDWEGEENEGKEEYDHYVDMIQEMASSNKGAAPAMDDLTDSD, from the exons ATGAACAAGCCAAAAATTGTCAGACCTGAGGTGTG TCAGCCGGCACCAGCGCTGTGGTTTGACAGAAAGAAATACGTCACCATCAACTTTGGGGTCCAGAGACCGAAAGATGTGCAGGTGGATATCCAGCAAGAAAAGATGATTTTATG ctgTAAAAATGAAGACGATGATGTGTTCTACAATGAACTATACTTTTATGACAAAGTTTTTATCAAT GACTCCAGAGAGAGGGTCTACGACCGCACCATCAACATCTTACTGAGGAAGGTCAAGCCAGATTGCGCGTGGCCTCGTCTCCAGAAAGATCCATCAAAG CCTAGCTGGATTTCTGTGGACTTCGATAACTGGAGGGACTGGGAGGGCGAGGAAAACGAGGGAAAGGAAGAGTATGATCACTACGTGGAT ATGATTCAAGAAATGGCCTCCAGTAATAAAGGAGCAGCGCCGGCGATGGACGATCTCACTGAT TCTGACTGA
- the LOC117531341 gene encoding alanyl-tRNA editing protein Aarsd1-like isoform X1: MAFQCQRDSYMKEFVTSVVSCDPAELKQEINGKKETHKGFNVKLRDTILFPEGGGQPDDQGLIGDVPVLRVTRQGSDAVHFVSSPLEVGQEVLVKVDWERRFDHMQQHSAQHLLSALVDTMFGYNTTSWELGRQRTAIELDTLSIKPEQLQVLEETANEKIRAHVPVTVQLLSKDDPAVEKVRSRGLPEDLAWPIRIIDIQDIDANMCCGTHVSNLSQLQVIKLLGAEKGKKNKTNLIFLAGNRVLKYAEKSFNTERSLVAILNTGPDKHVEGVDKLLKSVKLLQKSNMSLLRDLAILIAQNFKNDPQRGNFFSLHRKDGDNEFMHIIANEIGTEGTLVFLTVGEEKGPGLFLLAGPSDLVAKTGPQVLKMLQGKGAGKNGRFQGKANSLAQRGEVEAFLQQHCKHHTSEEE; the protein is encoded by the exons ATGGCTTTTCAGTGTCAACGGGACAGTTATATGAAAGAG TTTGTTACATCTGTTGTTTCCTGTGATCCCGCTGAGCTGAAACAAGAAATCAACGGAAAAAAAGAAACTCACAAAGGCTTCAATGTCAAGCTCAGAGACACCATCTTGTTTCCAGAAGGAGGTGGTCAG CCAGACGACCAGGGGCTGATTGGAGATGTTCCGGTGTTACGGGTGACGAGGCAGGGGTCTGATGCTGTACACTTTGTGAGCTCTCCTCTGGAAGTGGGTCAGGAGGTCCTGGTAAAAGTGGACTGGGAGAGGAGGTTTGACCACATGCAGCAACACTCAG CTCAGCATTTACTCTCAGCTTTGGTGGACACGATGTTTGGATACAATACCACATCCTG GGAACTGGGGCGTCAGAGAACTGCCATTGAGCTGGACACCCTTTCCATCAAGCCCGAGCAGCTCCAGGTCCTGGAGGAAACGGCCAATGAAAAGATCAGGGCCCATGTTCCTGTTACAGTTCAACTGCTCTCTAAAGATGACCCTGCTGTGGAAAAG GTGAGAAGTCGTGGACTTCCGGAAGACCTTGCGTGGCCTATTCGGATCATAGATATCCAGGACATTGACGCCAACATGTGCTGTGGAACACACGTGTCCAACCTCAGTCAACTCCAG GTAATAAAGCTACTGGGGGCCGAGAAAGgcaagaaaaacaaaaccaaccTGATATTTCTGGCAGGAAACAGGGTGCTGAAATACGCAGAGAAAAGCTTCAACACGGAGCGCTCTCTGGTGGCCATTCTGAA CACGGGACCTGATAAACACGTAGAGGGTGTTGACAAGTTGCTGAAATCTGTCAAGCTGctgcaaaaa AGTAACATGAGTTTGCTGCGAGACTTGGCCATCCTCATAGCGCAGAATTTTAAGAATGACCCTCAGAGGGGCAACTTCTTCAGCCTGCACAG GAAAGATGGGGATAACGAGTTCATGCACATCATCGCCAACGAAATAGGCACTGA AGGAACGTTGGTTTTCCTGACTGTTGGCGAGGAGAAGGGACCCGGTCTGTTTCTGCTAGCTGGACCGAGTGATCTGGTGGCTAAGACGGGACCACA GGTGTTAAAAATGCTACAAGGGAAGGGGGCAGGAAAGAATGGACGATTCCAAGGCAAAGCCAACAGCCTGGCACAGAGAGGGGAGGTGGAGGCGTTCCTCCAACAGCACTGCAAACATCACACCTCAGAAGAAGAATAA